In Streptomyces violaceusniger Tu 4113, one DNA window encodes the following:
- a CDS encoding VOC family protein: MLSIGSVVLGVSDVRRAAAFWARALGYVPRGEIEDDWVVLVPADGRTGAHLSLGRSETPVQGRPRVHLDLYAGDAADQAAEVERLVSLGARRVRWELYPPDADFIVLADPDGNRFCVIDTGRG; encoded by the coding sequence ATGCTCTCGATCGGTTCCGTGGTGCTGGGGGTCTCGGACGTCCGGCGCGCGGCGGCGTTCTGGGCGCGGGCCCTGGGATACGTCCCGCGCGGGGAGATCGAGGACGACTGGGTGGTGCTGGTCCCCGCGGACGGGCGCACCGGGGCCCATCTGTCGCTCGGCCGCAGCGAGACCCCGGTCCAGGGGCGCCCACGCGTCCATCTGGATCTCTACGCGGGGGACGCGGCCGATCAGGCCGCCGAGGTCGAGCGGCTGGTGTCGCTCGGCGCCCGGCGGGTCCGCTGGGAGCTGTATCCGCCGGACGCCGATTTCATCGTCCTGGCCGACCCGGACGGAAACCGCTTCTGCGTCATCGACACCGGCCGCGGCTGA